The region ATTACTACTGAACTGTTGAGAGCGCATTTGTTCAGAAAACGAAGGATTGTTAGATTGAAATTGATCAAGAAAACTTGAAGGAGTTCTATAAGCATCACTTTGAGgggaaaacctatttccaataTGATCTGTAAGTCTTAAATTCTGTGAAGCTATAGATTGTTGCATTATCAACTTAAGTCTAGCATCATCTTCATTAGGACTAAATTGTGGAAGGAAAGTTTGCCTCGGGTTAAAAGGTGCACTATTTAACCTCTCTTCCACTAGGCTCTTACTAGGGTCAAATACCATAGGATTATTGAATTCAGCATCTCCTATCCTTCCGATATTTACAGATGGAGGAGCATAGTGCGGTTGCAAATGTTCAActggaaaagaaaaaaaatcataagAAATTTCTCCATAAGTAGAAGATGTAGCTGAAAAGCAGATATACACAGGAAAAAGTTAGTGAAGTAATTGTTGAGCCATGAAAAAAGAGTTATACCAGAACTATTACAACCCTGTTCTACTCTCCCGCGTGAAAACCCAGGAGGTATTCTGCCTGGCATTGAAAATCCAGGTGGACTTGAGGCATGAGCTTTTGCCACTGATAAAAGACGATGAATGAAAAAATCAGTTTGATCAAAGCTTAGGTCAACAGCGAAGAAATTAACAACAATGAAGAATATTGTGTTAAAAGGAGACCTGATATGTCAGAGTCAGGAGTAAATTATTATTTCAGATTTAGTCATGAACATTTCATGATACATACACCAAGGGACAACAAACTTATACTCCTACCAACTAAGTATTAAAGATACATACATTTATTAATATACTTGCTGAAAAACAAATATTGAACATCATATAGAAAATAATCAATAGCATGAATTGtgtcaaaaaaaaaaatcaatagCATGAATTCAACACGGCATTTATGACTAAAAAATATTTTCCAATAGATAAATTAATCCAAATGTCCTTCATATTATAGCTGCAGTTTTTAATAGGCTGTAATTGTACAGCTGAGGTCCTTAATTGCCAAGTTTTAAAGTATAGCTCCTTAATTCAGAATCGCAATAACATTAATGTTTCTGCACAACACTTTTCTCTGACTGCAACATTGCCTGATTACAGTCAAAACCAAATAACTTACTCCAAAAAGACATCCAGAATATATTTAGATAGGAATAACAACAGCCAAAAAATAAAATAGAACTGCAGAAGAAAAATATAGCATCATACTTCCATTCACAAGCAAATAACAGAAATCCTATGGACAAATTTTTCTTACTAAATATATGGTAGCATCTGTGGGGATTAGAGAAGCACTAAATTCATGTTAAACCTAAAATTAACTTCATAGCTACTTAATGAGCCAGTGAATCAACTATTAAACAAAGCCATTATCTATGTAGGCATGTTAAGTGCTCAAATTACCATGTTTCTCCATTAATTGACAAGTGAACGCGAAAGGTAAAGGTGAGAAGAGATTTGCAGGATCTTTATGAAGGCAAAAGGAAAAGGAGGTGCAAATATAATAAATTGAACAAGCAGGGAAACTGACATCAAGATCTATGCATGTAAATCCATAAAGTAGAAGACACTATGAGAGAAAACATGAATGGAAAGAAAACTATATCCTCCACACTCATAAAGATGAATACTCAAGTATTTTATTGATTAATACTCACTGGAAAATTTAGTGGGCACCAATGATGGACttccatcaaatttatctgataGTACAGAACTGCTTGTTGTGAAAGCGTATGGTTTTTTTACAGCGAACATATCTTTGTTTGTGTTATAACCACCAGATGAATAATTCCCTTTAGGATCATGTTCGGTAATCCCAAATGATTGCTGCAAAACAGATGTCTTATTCAAGGAATCATCTTGTCTGGCAAAGGAAAACCTGGACTGATTCTTGTCTTGGATTTTCCGCAAAGCAGGTGCTTTGAAGGATGTATATGGTTCATCAGTTTCATCCAACAACTTAACTAGTGAATCTTCCCATGCATCTAGTTCCAAAGACAAAATGTTAGATATAATGTTGTTTTCTCCAATGTCTGAAGTAACCTTGTTATCAACATCTAAACCAGTGTCCTCTCTCTCCACAATCTTCTCAAATCCTGCCCCCAAGGGTTCAGTAAAAGTTTCAGAAGGTTTCCTTAAATGATTCTGGTTACAAATTTGATTTTGATGCTTCAGTTCATGGTTCGATTGGTTTGGATTCTGAGGATACTGAGGTGAATGATGCCCGGATGCTAAATTGTTAGTGCCTTTGCAGAACTGTTGTTGATCAAAGTCTTTATTTAGCATATCATCCACAATTATATCTTCCCAAAAAGCTGGTGTGGTTGAATGATCTTTACAATATTCACCATCTTGAGGAAAATGCTTCCCTAGAGAGGAATTGATTGAGTTAGGAGAAAAAAGTAACTTGTCTGAATCCCGAGTGAAATATGAATCTTTAAGATTACTGTTGATGTTAACAGATGATAACTCAGAACATAAGCCATGCACATCCCGATTGGAAACTGCCTTGTTAGTATTCAAATTGTGAGGTCTGCCAGTCTCCAGGAAGCTTGTACTCGTGGAGGGTGCAGCCTTATCTTGATCAAGGCCTATGaaagctgctgaagaagttctACAGTTAGACAATATAATGCCAGAAAGTTTCTTCACAGTAACCTCATTGATAACATTTGACTTACATGTTTGAGAATTTCCGCCAATGTGATGTTTGTTCAATGCTGAAGGTACAATTACACTATTGGAATGCACATTATTTTCATCTTCTCCCGATTCTTTCGTATCAAGAATAGACCTTTCAGTGCAAGCAACCCCCAGCATAAGGGCTTGGGGGCCATTAGACGCTTCAATCTTTTTCTTGGCCAGATTACTAGAACACGATGAACTAGTATCCTGCGGAAGACTGCCAGATACACACCTAGCCCTAGCAGAATAAACCTAATAAGTCAGCATTCACACTACAAAAAAATAATGCTATTAGTGGATTATGTCAGTTCATTGAGACTAGCTAAACTAGCATAGAATATGGCTGACGGTGTTACAGCCTGTGGCAGAAGCATATGCGgttataataaaaaatattacaCTGTATTTTGTTAAAGAAAAATTGTAGAATATAATATAACAAAATAAATTATGGAGGAAATAAAAGAGAGCAGCTAAACAAGGAAGACAGTCATGAAATAGAAGacagaaaaatgaaaatatgATGAATATTATGTTCGCAGAACAGAATCTTAGAAACACAATttacaaaacaaaacaaaacaaaacataaaATAGAGCACATATCTAGAacacaataaaataaaacaagaaaaaatAGGGAACTGCTAGGCAAAGAAGACAAAGTCATAGAGATAGAAGCTCcacaaaaaaatatataaaaagagGATGAACACAATGCTTGAAGAACAAAATCTTTGAAACTCAAACTTAACAAAATAAAGAAATAGGGAGGAAGAAGTAGAGAAAACTTGGAAAAAGGGGAATACAGAACAGAAAGGGAGGAAGAAAAACACAGCTTGCCCATGCCAGATGTAAAACCTATATAGTTGAGAAATCAGAAGTCATTGGAGATGGGCTGTTCACGGGAGATGTACCGCTCACCGGAGATGGGCAAATGAAAAATGATAGAAGCATGGATGAGAGATGACAGAGACTCACAGGTGAGAGATAGTGGAAACATTGATATGGAGTGTCAAAAGGGTTTTAATTAGGGTTTAAAAACTGGCAGAGTCTGTTTTGCTCATATACCCCTATTTTGTTGATTTCAGCACCTTTAATGACATACTCCCTCCAGTGTCATATATAAGCAACTTTACAAAAAAGCTCACCCTTTAAGAAAAATGTATAGATGCATTTAAGTCTTACACTCTTTCTAATTTTACCACTACTTTTTGCTTTAGAAATCATTAAAAACTTAGAAATGTGAAAAAAGTAGGGGTATATTTGAAATAATGACATTGAATGTAATAAATACGGGTGACTTTTGCTTATATTTAAGACCCATtgaattatatttttttgttGCTTATATTTAAGACccattgaattttatttttttgttGCTTATATATGAGACCAGATGGAGTATATGTATGTGCCCTGCCACAAAAATCACAGCTGGACTGCCATGCAAAACTAATTAATGCGAGAATACCACACAATCATAAATTAATTACCAAGAGTTTGCTGCAGGAAGTGCTGTTGAATTGGCAGCTCCATTGCTTGAACAGGATCCTGTAATCTGGATCTAAATTTTCATGATGGATAACATACAAGTGAGTTTAATAAAAATGTTAGTTCACTGCCTAAAAACCAACAAAACAGAAGAAAATTGAAGTATCATATCACCCATAATAAACAAGTTTACGGCAAAAGTGATGTTCTTTAATACTTACATCTAAAGGACTTTTGGACACTACTTTGGTGGCTGATGGCATGTGTCTAGGTTCATCTGGTGGTGGAGGTAAAACACTCCCAGAACGGCGATGCAAATTATTTGTAGCACCAATGATTTGTAGGACTCTACTCCTTTAACATCCAAATATACAAAAGGAAAACTACTATCAAAAATATAACTCtcaaacataaaaaaaaacaaagaatAGCATAGTCAAAAACAATAATATGTCTAACTAGGAGGAGAATGCAATCCTAAACAAGTAAAAACATGTCATACAGGAGGAAAGTAAAAGTACTATTGAACCAGGACACACTGCCTGTTTGAAATATTTGTGGAAATTATGGAGAAACCTAAATGACTATGTTATGCAAGGTGTAGGATTTTTTTACTATATGAAAATTAAGCAATCAGCCAGCAGAGGGTTTAGTACCTGTTTGACAGATTTGTGGAAATTATGGAGAAACCTAAACGACTATGTCATGCAAGAAGTGGGATTTTTATACTATATGAAAAATGAAAGCGACCAACCAGCAGAGGGCCTAAGACCAGAGAAGTAAAAATACATTGATGTGCAAGCATTAAGATTTGAACTCCCAAATGAATACACAGTATGGTTAAAAGACAACCAGATGAGCCTTATATAAGCCAGGCAGCAAATTCAAAAGTTTAAATTGGAGAGATAGTGTACAtgagtgaaccaatcataccttGCAAATGCTAATACTAATTCATCCTTGGTAAAGCTATCTTCGTGAGCACCATGATCATGTAGATATAAGCATTCTCTATTGTTGCAAGGCTGGACCGGCAAGATAATTTATATAGTATGTGAGGAAACCACTTATTACTAAGGTCTATATTAGGATACAGCAGAAAGGAAATCATGGAGAATTGAATAATTAACGAAGAAGATTGCATGGGAGACAACCAAGGTACACTTAGTAACTTCCGTAAGGAAATAACTGAGTGATTTGGGCAACAAAATAAAAGGGAATATGGGGGCCTAAATGAGTTAGGGGGGAGAAAAAGGCAGGAAAGGAGTAGTCCTACAAGTCAGTAAAGGAGTGTGAACAGTTTCTTAACTACCCTGTGTTATCTATTCAGTTTTAGTCTTTAACACTCTTGTAAATATACTGTTCCTGTACTGCTGCCTAACTAATACCAGAATTATTTCAGGAATAATACAGTAGATTTATCAATTGTACAAAGTTTGATCCAGTTTCTAACGTAGTATCATAAAACTGTAATCATGTGTGATTAAACAATCATAAGTTCAGCTTAGAGTGTCTATTTTACCACATTTCTGAGCCATGCATGGCAATACTTTGTGGTTCCAAAACAAGCCCTGCAAATAAAAATAATCACCAATCATCACAAGATCATGAAAGCCTCACAAATCACAACTCAACCAAAATGGTATATCCTTACCTCAATGGTCTACCTTCTAATACAAAAAAATGAACTGATTGAATGCATCGAACTGCTTCAGATTCTTTTGAGTAAGTTATATACCTAAAGATACGAAATTTTAATTCAATGAATACAAAACAGCTATAGGAACAAACTGCAAGCTCCAGCCTTCAAAAGTAACATCATAATTACATATAGAAAATAACTACATAAACAAAGGGGAGACTCTAACTTTTTACTTGAACAACACTATGGCAGTTGCTGCTTTAGAGATATTCATAACAACTTACACACAACAGCTGTTGTTTGCAGAATGTTGAATAATGCCTGTTGCTGTACGAGATATTGACACCTTCAAAACCTTGCCATACCTTCCAAAGTACTCCCTACGCTGAAGCAACTGGTATAATCCAAGAAAGATGTTATCAATTGAAAGAAAAAAGTGGTTAAGATGATCTACAATTTAAAATACACAAACTAATATGGACTGTGCCTGCCACACTCGACAAAATTGCATCTAGAAATAGTTAGAGACAGAACAGCAATGAAAAACTCACATCTTCATCTGCAAGGTTAAGAGGCAGTCCAATTATGTACACAAGGTTGCGCTGAATGACTCTAACATCAGTAAGATGTTTCCTTCCATCCGATGATTTAGGCTTTACCTTCTGTAGTTTTTTTTTATGCTGTGAATTCATTTCGGCAACCAATCTGGTAAAGCAAGAAAGGCATATCAGTCTTACCTAGCAATAGCATAATAATAAACATTTAATATAAAAATAAGAAATTCCAATCATAACTCAAACCTTCGACAGTTAGCTGCCATTGCCACAATGCGTTCTTTGTCATAAGCTGAACGGCAGGCAGGACAACGGCCCTCAGTTTCATCCTTCTGTGCCATTTCCATTATATGATGCCAACACCACACACATATCTGTGAAAAGATATGTTTGTAAATAATGAACAGGTTTTTCTTGTTTATAACCAATCTGGTAAAACAAGAATTAACAAATATTGAACttttttgcttttcttgtttATAAATAATGAAGATTTGTAGTCAAATAGGGTTTTTCCAGTCTTAAAAAACAAAAATAGTTTTCTATAAGAAAATGCAATATGTATTCACTGAAATGCAAAGTACCTGACAATTTTAATTCTAACTTTTTTTTTCATAGCACAAGCTTGATTGAGGCATATCGGTAATACATATTAATTTGAAGAATCATAAAACAAGAATGCTCAACCAAAATATTTAGGTATCACGAATAAGAAAATAGAAGAGTTATATGCAAATAAATTCATATTCCTTAGGTAAATAAACTAACTAAACCTCATAGCCGCATTTGCATGGTTTCAGATGCTGATCAGTCAGGTCCATCTCCTCAGTGCAAATCGGACATGATTTTCCTCCTTTGTCACCCATGGTTGTCCAGGATATTCAGCTACACAAAAAATAATGAAATATTAAATAAAACACTAAAAGAAGTGAGAGAAAAAACTCAACCACAAATGACAAACCAACTCAGAATGTACCATTACAAGTGGAGCTCAGTGGTAAAAAGTACATAAACATTTAGCTAATAAATAAGTACAGGCGCTGATATGATTTTCATTTCTATGTGAAAACTACATCCTTCTTCATGTTCAAACCATGCTTAAAAATGACGGTTACGGCATAACATTTGCAACAAAAAAAATCAACTAACTTAGCTTCAACAATCGATTAAAAACACTAAATAAATAAAAACCCTAGGAGAAATGAACGTTCCTTTCACTCTAACAACATTTACAAAAAAACGGAAAAATCAAGTTTAGACGAACGCAAAATAATCAGTGATAATCATATCAGGTTCAAATCACGAAAAGCATAACAAAAACGTAGATTACATTACGGTTAACTGAAAGGTAAACTAGGCATGAAGTACAAAACGAAGTTCAACCGAAAATCGAAAAGCGTAACCCTAAGAAACGAAGGAAAAAGCGAAATGTTAAGTTTAGATTGAATGATGAATTGAAAAGAGGGATGAATGAGAGTTAGGGTTTAGAGCGAAGAGCTTACGGTGAGAGCAGAGAAGAGAGAGCAGAGGCAGAGCAATGTGTGAGTGAAgtgagtgagagaaagagagagaaagagagagtgaAGGATAAAGCACGATAATAGAAGAGAACGATAACGAGAGACGGAAAACATGTACTCGTTATTGTATTTTGTACGTGAAAATTCCCGTGTTGGGAAAAGGCTTTTTTACCTTTATCGGTTACAAATTTTGTACTATAGCTTAAAATAATCGATTAATTCAGTTTTTGGGGACAAACGCAACCTTATGGAAGTTTTTTTATTTTACGGAAAACTTATTAGCAACTCATTCTTGGTTCAATTTTATGCGGAGAAATTTGTGTAACTACATATTTTAGTTTGAGGACAAAAATGAATTTTGAATGAATTAGTTTTATTTGAAAATGAATTAAATGCGAAATAAATTATATGATTTGAATATTAAACTTTGATGTAAAAATATCTTTTAAATTTACAAGTtacaaattttaattttaaattataattaatttttaaaacaaaattaattttatttagaGTAACTAAATATATTAACATCAATGTTACACATTAAAAATCATTTTAACATGGGAGAAGAAGATGACATAGTAAGATATTATTAGTAAATCTAATAACAGGATAAGAAATATCAGATATTCCTATAAAGGAACATTGATTTCGGGGTCTTGAGTTAATCATGATTGGGTCTATAATCAATAGTACCCTCGtaatttatatatttatattacCTTGTATAGTATTTTTCAATgttaatttattttattttcaggtGAAGACCTCTTTCTGGATATGTTTTTATAGCTTTAGGGGTGTTGGGGATTCCTTTTAGTGGTTATCTTTACTGCATAAGCCCTATAGCAGACGTTCAATATATTCGCCAAGAAAAGGAGACAGGGATTTCTTCGTTGGTGTCTAGCATGTACTTGCCTCGAAGGGCGGTCAGGATTCCTATGTGAGGATCTAGCATGTCATCGACTCGAGAGGCGGACAGGATTTCTACGTGAGGATCTAGCATGTCATCGACTCGAGGGGCGGACAGGATTCCTACGTGAGGATCATCGTGTAATCGCCTCGAAGGGCAGCAAAGATTCCTAAGTGAGGATCTAAAATATGTAGCTGCCTTGGGGGCAACAAGGATTCCTACGAAATGATCAAACATGTAATTGCCTTGAGGGGCGGCAAAGATTCCTATGTGAGGATCCAACATATAATCACCTAAAGGGCGACTAGAATTCCTAAATGAAGATCCAACATGTAATCGCCTTAAAGGGAGACAATAATTCCTACGCGGGGATCTAGTATGTAATCGCCTCGAGGTGTGGCAATGATTCTTACGCGAGAATCCAACATATAATCGCCTAGTGGGGTGGCAATGATTCTTACGTGAGGATTCATCATGTAATCGCCTCAAGTGGCAATGATTCCTACGCGAGGATGATCGCTTGACTTAGTAAATCTATGGGAATTGTACctgcaagtgcacagtcgtatcgtgtagttttaaagattatcgaactcaaaggactaataatcgaacgtacCGTTATCTAATGTTACAATGTAAATCTAAGGTTGAGGATAtttctaagattggagggatggAGAGAAGTAATTATAATGTAAACagaatattaataaagatatttaataaagggatatcggtaggtaacgcatcaaacttcggggattcaATAGATAGTTAGTGTAATCTTAAAGATCAAAATATTtttcagtagaaattatttataaaaaggactttgtctcacactctcgtttttattgactctgaccatactcttaaaccagaataCTTGACTCTCGCAGTCTCATtatgaatttaaaagtaatttttgagTAGGAATAAAGTCTAATTAGTCCTAAAGTGCTCTCGCTATGTTTAGGATTAATGCTTAGTTTCAGCTATCCgattaaaatctcaaactctcaTTCTTATTGACTGTAACTTTTGTTTACTTTGTACTCTCATACGAAAAACAGTTTTGACTAAACCAAGAAACTAAAACTGGAAAATAATATTTTATGAAAgccaacaccaattatttacgaatctcgtcgtttcgacggtctttacataccgatacatatgggtttagccggacatggatccggtaacagacatAATATTCAGATAATTAAGCATACAATAAGGCATAAGTAATTAAAATggcaattaaaataaaacctggaATATAAATCGAGAATTTGGAATGAATACTAATTCTTCAAATTAAACAATGTCGGCACGGTTTGGCAATCGAGTACACCGTTACAATCAAATTCAGATGTTTAAACAATAATtgcaatagtccccgatgtggagaattTATCGCTTTTGCAAGGTAGAAAACTGCCTATAAAAACTCTAACAACAAGAATCTGACTGGAAAAAAATGCCCCCGTCCGTAAAAACTAACTTTCTCATATATACTCCCCACTTTCCTTAAAAGTAGCATTGGATTTCTACTAGTGGTGAGTGGTTGGTTGAAAAAGTAAGAGACGGTCGTGGCGAAAAGAATGGAGAAGAATAAGGAAGACCGGGTTGGTGGCGGCTGCCACAACCCTAATGTGGTCCATGTGGTGGGCGCCACATTTTGTGGGGTGGGATACACCTTCATGAAGTATGGTGGACGCCACCTTAATATAGTATGGTGGGTGCCACCACTTCCTAAAgccttatggcgggcgccacGCATCCAAGTGTGGTGGGCGCCACCATTCCTATTTTGCTCCATTTTCTTCactttttctttcctttttgctattttcctCTTAGCTTGCCTATACATTtcttattcgataaataccttaaataaacataaaatacgGCGTAATACTATGGAAAATCAAGTAAAAACCAATGCATATTAAGTCAAATATACGATATattttcgtgttatcaaactcccaCATACTTAaacttttgcttgtcctcaagcaaatgtCGCGTACATGAATAAAAAGGTTTTGTAAAATCTCTGCAGCATACAGTGTCAAGACTCGTGAAAGACACAGTTGCATTCAGATACTCATTCTAGCCTATAAACTCTACTTTGGTCAGAAATTGCATCAACAAATACTAacttccacactaagggtatcgttggaaCACATAGTCACAATATTGTAACCATAAGCctccctcctatacaaaccaatctaAATCATGTCACCcatgcctaagcctaccttactaatccttctttttatcctttttcattctggcgcaatcacattaaACCCGTTATCttttcacattcatagcaagataatttgttagtgactatgatctcattgttacttatttctttctttttctcgcACACACTTGGAAACGTGACGCCCACCACACCAAATGAATGGTGGCGCCCACCACTTGGATGCgtggtgtaacaccccaaatttaattaattaattaatttgaattatttagatttttatatgattaatgagtgttttaaattaattgtgtGTGATTGTGGGGGGTAGGTATCCTTGAAATAGAAGTATGGAGGGAGTAAGAGTTTGGTATAGTTGTtgataattaattagaattttaattagtgattgaaataaatagtgttttatttgaattaattaattaaataaataaaaattacTATAATATGAGCATcttaattaaataatgaaatttagttattttacttatttaatggagataatgagaatttttaataattaacctataactattttatttaattggttgaaataaaatagaagagtagaaataatatggagaaaaagaagaatattaatagtattattttattaaaagaaaattagagTCAAGAGGGGTATGGTGGTAAATAATATAATAAGTGAGGACAATGGTGGAAGTTCCTAATTGTGGGGgattaggttaatgataaaaaGGTTAGTAAGAGAGTTTGGAGAGTTTTACGTAAAATAGAATTTTGTGGTGAGAAGAGGCAAATGATAAGGCTAAAAGAAAACTCCATTGTTAGAGTTTGAAGTATGCATCTTGTTGGAAAATTTAAGGTAAGGGTGagaacttgttccaatagtaaaGGGTATGATAGAATGATAGGATGGAGGAACTCTTAACTTCCTTAGGGTtgggtgttttgattcataattttgaacTTGGATGCTATGATGATTATATGATAAATTTCATATGTCTTATATGTGTGTAGTTTTTTATTTTGATGATTGAACTTATATTCACCATTGTTGCAATTTtgaaggttttaggcataatcttGAAACAATGATTAGATGATTtaattatgttaaaactgtaaattaatcTTAGATAATTATAGTATTGCATGGGTTGTAATTTCCTAAACGTTTAGCTTTTTACgaaatcgaaatcggaggtccggaaggcctccaacaatgaaaaacgcagaaaattctgcattctgtctGTCACAATCGCGAGCCTTTTATTGTGTTTTTTGGTCGAAGTCGTTTTGACCATgacttttgatccgtaagtctAAATCGAGTGTCGTTTGAAATGTTGGATATCTGAAACAgaaggctataactttgtttcaggaataaaatagttttggagattatttcatggacgtttttggggttgaagaagatgaaaattatatcggaaaatttagaaaacaacaactttttagtaacgccttcgtgcacgattttgatcataacttttaactcgtgaatcattttgggttggagtttaaagcattagaaaggtgactctaagagatataatatgatggtgataagtgaattgattgagtattattcctatgcctactgtgttggtgaagtttttgttcttacgttcggttaatgaattgttgacacatcctgacgattttggtcataactttcatttcgtaagtccgattttgatgGCGTTTGAAGCATTAGAAAGATAAAGCTCAGACCTAAAACATGGTAGTGATTGTTGATATGTTTgaataatattcacatgcctacggtattgataa is a window of Lathyrus oleraceus cultivar Zhongwan6 chromosome 6, CAAS_Psat_ZW6_1.0, whole genome shotgun sequence DNA encoding:
- the LOC127091247 gene encoding uncharacterized protein LOC127091247 isoform X2; amino-acid sequence: MGDKGGKSCPICTEEMDLTDQHLKPCKCGYEICVWCWHHIMEMAQKDETEGRCPACRSAYDKERIVAMAANCRRLVAEMNSQHKKKLQKVKPKSSDGRKHLTDVRVIQRNLVYIIGLPLNLADEDLLQRREYFGRYGKVLKVSISRTATGIIQHSANNSCCVYITYSKESEAVRCIQSVHFFVLEGRPLRACFGTTKYCHAWLRNVPCNNRECLYLHDHGAHEDSFTKDELVLAFARSRVLQIIGATNNLHRRSGSVLPPPPDEPRHMPSATKVVSKSPLDIQITGSCSSNGAANSTALPAANSWARCVSGSLPQDTSSSCSSNLAKKKIEASNGPQALMLGVACTERSILDTKESGEDENNVHSNSVIVPSALNKHHIGGNSQTSFIGLDQDKAAPSTSTSFLETGRPHNLNTNKAVSNRDVHGLCSELSSVNINSNLKDSYFTRDSDKLLFSPNSINSSLGKHFPQDGEYCKDHSTTPAFWEDIIVDDMLNKDFDQQQFCKGTNNLASGHHSPQYPQNPNQSNHELKHQNQICNQNHLRKPSETFTEPLGAGFEKIVEREDTGLDVDNKVTSDIGENNIISNILSLELDAWEDSLVKLLDETDEPYTSFKAPALRKIQDKNQSRFSFARQDDSLNKTSVLQQSFGITEHDPKGNYSSGGYNTNKDMFAVKKPYAFTTSSSVLSDKFDGSPSLVPTKFSMAKAHASSPPGFSMPGRIPPGFSRGRVEQGCNSSVEHLQPHYAPPSVNIGRIGDAEFNNPMVFDPSKSLVEERLNSAPFNPRQTFLPQFSPNEDDARLKLIMQQSIASQNLRLTDHIGNRFSPQSDAYRTPSSFLDQFQSNNPSFSEQMRSQQFSSNIPGSNNQRGSWSDSMYFSGLSMSEVLNNEIGAFNNFMPSYENIKF
- the LOC127091247 gene encoding uncharacterized protein LOC127091247 isoform X1, with amino-acid sequence MGDKGGKSCPICTEEMDLTDQHLKPCKCGYEICVWCWHHIMEMAQKDETEGRCPACRSAYDKERIVAMAANCRRLVAEMNSQHKKKLQKVKPKSSDGRKHLTDVRVIQRNLVYIIGLPLNLADEDLLQRREYFGRYGKVLKVSISRTATGIIQHSANNSCCVYITYSKESEAVRCIQSVHFFVLEGRPLRACFGTTKYCHAWLRNVPCNNRECLYLHDHGAHEDSFTKDELVLAFARSRVLQIIGATNNLHRRSGSVLPPPPDEPRHMPSATKVVSKSPLDIQITGSCSSNGAANSTALPAANSWARCVSGSLPQDTSSSCSSNLAKKKIEASNGPQALMLGVACTERSILDTKESGEDENNVHSNSVIVPSALNKHHIGGNSQTSAFIGLDQDKAAPSTSTSFLETGRPHNLNTNKAVSNRDVHGLCSELSSVNINSNLKDSYFTRDSDKLLFSPNSINSSLGKHFPQDGEYCKDHSTTPAFWEDIIVDDMLNKDFDQQQFCKGTNNLASGHHSPQYPQNPNQSNHELKHQNQICNQNHLRKPSETFTEPLGAGFEKIVEREDTGLDVDNKVTSDIGENNIISNILSLELDAWEDSLVKLLDETDEPYTSFKAPALRKIQDKNQSRFSFARQDDSLNKTSVLQQSFGITEHDPKGNYSSGGYNTNKDMFAVKKPYAFTTSSSVLSDKFDGSPSLVPTKFSMAKAHASSPPGFSMPGRIPPGFSRGRVEQGCNSSVEHLQPHYAPPSVNIGRIGDAEFNNPMVFDPSKSLVEERLNSAPFNPRQTFLPQFSPNEDDARLKLIMQQSIASQNLRLTDHIGNRFSPQSDAYRTPSSFLDQFQSNNPSFSEQMRSQQFSSNIPGSNNQRGSWSDSMYFSGLSMSEVLNNEIGAFNNFMPSYENIKF